The following are encoded together in the Tripterygium wilfordii isolate XIE 37 chromosome 18, ASM1340144v1, whole genome shotgun sequence genome:
- the LOC119983299 gene encoding membrane steroid-binding protein 2-like yields MALQLWETLKESITAYTGLSPATFFTILALMWAVYYVVSGFFESPGQHHQERSRNFEEQMEPLPPPVQLGEVTEEDLKQYDGSDPKKPLLMAIKGQIYDVSQSRVFYGPGGPYALFAGKDASRALAKMSFEDQDLTGDISGLGPFELEALQDWEYKFMSKYVKVGTIKKDDLVADGASSEEPAAPTEHDVAKPAEHDAAKPSENGPSEAATAGAEETASASDVKEE; encoded by the exons ATGGCTCTGCAACTATGGGAGACTCTCAAGGAGTCAATTACAGCCTACACGGGTCTTTCTCCGGCAACTTTCTTTACAATTTTGGCTCTGATGTGGGCCGTATACTATGTGGTGTCGGGGTTTTTTGAGTCGCCTGGTCAACATCATCAAGAGAGGTCCAGAAACTTCGAGGAGCAGATGGAGCCCTTGCCGCCTCCTGTCCAGCTCGGCGAGGTCACCGAGGAGGACCTTAAGCAGTACGATGGCTCCGATCCTAAGAAGCCCTTGCTCATGGCTATTAAGGGCCAGATCTATGATGTTTCACAGAGCAG GGTGTTCTATGGACCTGGTGGGCCTTATGCATTGTTTGCTGGGAAGGATGCAAGTAGAGCACTCGCTAAGATGTCTTTTGAAGACCAAGACTTGACTGGGGATATCTCTGGTCTTGGTCCATTTGAATTGGAGGCTTTGCAGGACTGGGAATACAAGTTCATGAGCAAGTATGTTAAGGTTGGAACTATTAAGAAGGACGATCTAGTCGCTGATGGAGCCTCTTCGGAAGAACCTGCAGCCCCTACAGAACATGATGTGGCTAAGCCTGCAGAACATGATGCCGCCAAGCCTTCTGAGAATGGACCGTCAGAAGCTGCAACCGCTGGAGCTGAGGAGACTGCTTCTGCTAGTGATGTTAAAGAGGAGTAA
- the LOC119983295 gene encoding F-box/LRR-repeat protein At3g48880 gives MEEGDIHARRWEDLDNDILVKILQSFDVFELTSGIAHVCSAWRMACCDPLLWKTLDLSMLKSNFIRIPLEPYVYVHGRSDKNLTRLLKISLSLSRGNLRTLIFHFNLYVSDDQLTYTAERCPRLKRLVLPAWNRIKKTGICKAIRMWRELESLTMPSIANPPYFIEEISRNCENFSELKIMGPFDIYFASTLAAYLPRLKVLSLRCSMLIKDALIIILDSLQSLEVLNISHCLLIDIQPPPSQKIVIKKLDESILEKASRLREFITCMDDSCFMCERTKNDEGLMRWYKYEEGLWKADEVRSLAL, from the exons ATGGAAGAGGGTGACATTCATGCAAGGAGATGGGAGGACCTAGATAATGATATATTGGTCAAAATATTGCAGTCATTTGACGTGTTTGAATTAACATCTGGCATTGCTCATGTTTGCAGTGCATGGCGTATGGCTTGTTGTGATCCTCTTCTCTGGAAAACACTTGATTTGTCAATGCTGAAATCAAATTTCATCAGAATCCCCCTAGAGCCATATGTTTATGTGCATGGCCGTTCTGATAAGAATTTGACTCGTCTATTGAAGATATCGTTGAGTTTAAGTCGAGGAAATCTAAGGACATTAATTTTTCACTTCAACTTATATGTGAGTGACGATCAGTTGACTTATACTGCTGAAAG GTGTCCACGGCTCAAACGACTTGTTCTTCCAGCTTGGAACAGAATAAAGAAGACTGGAATATGCAAAGCTATTCGTATGTGGAGAGAACTTGAGTCTTTGACAATGCCCAGCATAGCAAATCCTCCGTACTTCATAGAAGAAATATCCAGAAATTGTGAGAACTTTAGCGAACTGAAGATCATGGGTCCTTTTGACATCTACTTTGCTTCAACATTAGCTGCGTATCTTCCTAGACTTAAAGTTCTTAGCCTCCGATGCTCAATGCTAATCAAAGATGCCCTGATCATCATCTTGGATAGCTTGCAAAGCCTAGAAGTGCTCAACATATCGCATTGTCTACTGATAGATATTCAGCCACCTCCCTCCCAAAAAATCGTTATTAAGAAGCTAGATGAATCTATCTTGGAGAAGGCGTCTCGGCTGCGGGAATTTATTACTTGTATGGATGATTCGTGCTTTATGTGCGAACGGACCAAAAATGATGAAGGGCTTATGAGGTGGTATAAGTATGAGGAAGGACTGTGGAAAGCAGATGAAGTTAGGTCTCTTGCTCTTTAG